TCGGTCACCAGCAACATATGTCACTGAGGCTTGCTGGCAGCTGGGATGGGAAATAGTAGCTACGGTGCCTAGGGCTCCCCCAATCTGctgccatttctttcctttcaaagcTTCTGGTTTTCTAGATGCTTCTGTGGCCCACTTTACTCAGAAGTGTTTAGGAAAAGAAGGCAACCCTGATTTCACAACACTGAGCTTCGtctgcatgtgtgctcacataaactcggagaaggaagatggggagatGATATTTTCAGTCTCCACAACCCGCCACCTATATTTCTTGTCAGCACTTTGCTTTATAGCAGCATCAAGGATGATGGCCAGTAGGCCATCAGACACAATGGTGAGCtttctaaaggtttttttttttttttttttttttttttttttttttttttttttttttttttgtaaccagGAGAGGCCCAGGACTATAGAGCTGAATAAGCTTGTCAGTCCTCTCTCTGCTATAACTGAGgggtagcagcagcagctggagatCAAAGTCCAGCAAGGAGCAGGAAGTGACTCAGAATGGTGTGGGGCAGGAGACCTGGACCTGCTAGAGACGCTCCTTTTCTGTTCCATTAATCACTTCCACTGAGGGAGGGCCTGATGTCCCCTCGAGGGGGTCAGAATTTGTACAGCAGGAAATGTCTGGGAAACTGTGTAGCAGGACCATTCCCGTGCCTCACTCCCCAGGAGGACGGACAGGAAGAGAGCACCTGTAACTGCTGAGTTCACCTTCACCTAACTTCTCTACAATCTGAGCTAGTTGCTGTTGGGGctaggagagggggaggggagacccaGTATCTATTCACATGCTCAAGGAGGAAGGGGTGGTAAAAAGAACTGAGAGGCACTAATAATGCTCCTCTCTGGTCTGGCTACTCCCTGTGCTAAGATTGTATGAGCCAGTTAAGCACATGACCAGCCAGTTAAGCTGGCTGTATGGAGTTTGCCGTTATCCTCTAGAGCCTAGATCTTCTAGATTTTGAAGGTGGGAACTCTAGAACCTGAGGAGAGTGGAGACCTGATTCCTTCCTGTCTGCCAAGGCCTGTGCCAACCCTGCAGGAGACTACATGATCTACGACCGCATTAATGGTTGTAAGGACCAATTCCAACTAGAACAGATGAGCTAGTaatccaaaacaaaaatatagcttggttgtcttgtttttttttttttttttctctctctctcctaagacagggtttttctgtgtaatcctggctgtcctggaactcactctgtagaccaggctggcctcgaactcagagatccgcctgcctctgcctcccgagtgctgagagtACAGATGTGTACCTCCCTTGGCTTTGTAaacctgacccccccccccccagccatttCAGTCTTTAGGGTAAGTCTGACTCTTGCATAGGAGATCCTAGAGTCACACTTGCCATGTCTTACCAGCATCAGCCCAGTCTACCCTTCCTTCATTCCAAGTGGAATCCAAGAACTTACTTTTCTCACCCGGAGGAGGAGAGGTTAAAAGTGCAGTGTTTAGCAGGTCCAAACAGTCCCCTCAGGAGTAACTTATCTCCCAGTCTTAGGAAGTTTTTGCCTACTGGACTTGAAACCAGGGGGCAGGGACggcgggtggtggtgggggatcaGTAGACACAGCTGCTGACTGGACTGGTCTCCATAGGTCTCTCCATGGGACCTTCAAGCTGGGGGAACTGTGATCCAGGCACTGACCTATGTGCCAGCCAACTCTTTCCTGACAGATGTGTGGAATAAGACAGAGCTGACCCATTtgtgctgacccatctctctgagtgggtttaatccccagcgcCACAAAACCAACCCACCCCCAAACCGTAAAGGACATGAGCTGCAAACTGCTCATTCCGGCTCATTTGAGAAGACTCAGTGTTCCAGAGCAGAGTAAAGATTGGGCTTGCACCTGGGAAGATTCCTTTCCTCACCAGGCCTTTctccttaataaataaataaataaataaataaataaataaataaataaataaataaataaataaaggacagggtcgttctatgtagccctggctatccagaGAGTAGATGTGTAGGCCAGGCCAGAATTCTGCCTGCTTCTTGCCTCCaagtggctgggattaaaggcatgtgtcactgcaTGCAGCCATCAGATCTTTTCTTGAACTTGAAGGGTCTTTTAGTCTCAAGCCCAGGCATGCTGTAAACCTAAGCAATCAGGTTCCTATTCTCTCGTTCCTTGTATTTCCCcatgccctgcccctcccccctcagcATGTTAATGACTTTTCTCTTACAGCCAACCAGAGCTGAGAATGTGGTCAGAGGTGTAAGCTCTTGGGTGTAGGGGGAGGGTGTCCCAAACTCAAGTCACTCTTTTCTTTTGTCAACGCCTCCACCTGACACAAGCTGCCTCCGTGTGACCATTTGCAATCCCTTACTATTGCTGTACATTGTGATCCAGCCCCAGTCACACTTGATAAGAGTGAGGCCATAAGGAAATCATGCAGGAAGCCAAGCCCCAGAgaccacactcaggaagcagtgaGATCAGTTGGGAGCACCAGCCTTAGTGATCACCAACTGAAACTCCTCCACCTTTGGAATGGGACAGAAGAGGCTGGTGCGGGCTCTTTCCCCTCTCTTGTAGGTCCCGCCCGTTGGGTGCCTCGTCTGCTGGATGACACTGTGCTCTGACCTCTCTTCAGGCAGATGTGCTTTACTCGAAACCATTTCACCTTTAAGTCTAATTCCATTGCCTCTTTCCCACCAGAAATGCAAACCGCTCACCTCTCACATTTCTCTGCCCTAAGAACCACAGCCATGCTCCCACATCACTAATTCAGCTCCTTTACCACTGCAGGCAGCAGATGTGAGCTTTCCTTCCTTGATCTATTGATCTATCAGACTTCCTTGCTGGTTTTTATGGTTTAGCCTTTTTGGATGAGATACTAAGATACtaagatattctctcttcttcttcttcttcttcttcttcttcttcttcttcttcttcttcttcttcttcttcttcttcttcttcttcttcttcttcttcttcttcttNNNNNNNNNNNNNNNNNNNNctcctcctcctcctcctcctcctcctcctccttcttctctctctctctctcctctctctctctccctctctcacacacacacacacacccctaacccTACCTCTCAATCAACCCTGCATAGAAAACTGGGTAACTCTTCTTTGGCACATGCAGCATTTTTCCACGGCTCGCTCCTTCCACGGCTCGCTCCTTCCACGGCTCGCCCCTTCCACGGCTCGCCCCTTCCATGGCTCGCCCCTTCTCAGGTTCTTAGGGTTGGCCCAGGTCTAAGAACTTGACTTCAGAAGCCCAGAGAGCTTTGGTGTCTCACTTCTTAAGGTCTAGGTCTTTTtctagtattattttattaagattttagtTTAATAACATTTGCCACCCCTTATCTCAACCTTTATAAGCTTGTTGTTGTGAGCAAGGATCTATGAGATCTCTATCAGCCATGACTGGCTTTTAAGCTTCCAGCTCTTAGGGGTGGCACTACAAGGGTCAAAGGTCTAAGAGGTCTCCCCAAAGGCTCCAAAGTAAGCTTTACAATGTCTATGGTAATGGTGATAGCTACTCTCTTCCAGTGGTTGTAGGCTGAGACTTGCTGTCAAACAGTATTCTCTCTCTGGAGGACGTTGACTACCCATATTTCTTGATGGGCTGAGATCCAAAAAGCCTTCGTGTGTCGTGCACGTGGATGTCAAGCCAGCAAGCACAACAACAAAGAGAGGTGCCAATGACAGGAAATACTTGTGTTATCATGTCATCCTCAGATATGTGCCTTAATGTACATCCTTCTtttttacatatacacatgcatacagattCTATGTTGGTTCTCtcttacacttacacacacacacactcggagGAGCTTGAGGTTCTGAGTAGTTAGTTGTCAAAGATCTTGGCGCACAGTCTGGCTCTGTTGGGCACTATGGTGATGTCTCAAAAATGATAATGTCTGAGTAGAATCTAGAGAGCCCTCCGATCCAAGCTTCTGGAATGGAAGGAGCCACATGTTAGAGTTGAGGGACCTATTTGACAGTTCCCAAGAGTCTAGGGTAGTTGCCTGAATCATGTCCTTCACTCAGAACCAATGTAGGCTACACTTCTTGTTCAAGTTCGGTGCTATTTCCACTCCCAGGTCTCTTAGGAAGATAGGAAATTAGCTGTTAAAGGTGTGGTGTCTTGGAGTGCCTAGAAATGCTGGAGCACACTGACTCTGAGACCCTGAGGAGACAGTAGGGGCTAGGGAGGTTGCTCACCAGTTAAGAGTGCATACTACTtatgaggtggctcacaaccatctgtaaactcAACCTTTTAGGGGGATCGgatgcctctggcctcagtgggcatcctcacttacattcacacacatcatTAAAATCACAGGAAGTGACATAAAAAATGTAGGGGCAAGCCTTCAATAGTTACTAACCAGTGTGGAATGGTTTGTACAAGTCTGTTACTCTGAAATGCTGCCAATTACCACCATACTCGCCATGATTAACTATGCTGGTGCTCTGGTTAGCAGTCTCACCCCTCCCTTTTCTATGCTATTTATGGATTCTAGAAGTTTCTCTACACTTCTATAGACTTCAGTGATAAAGTTGGGAATAAACCCGAAGGTTTTGTTTAGTGACTATTCTGTTTCTCAGTGCTGGATATCAAACCCAGCTCTGCATGAGGCAGAGCAGGCAAGTGCTAGaccactgagccccagcccctGACTAGCATTTTGCATGCTGGCAAATGGATCCAGGAAGCTGTTGACACTACTGGATACTCCATTTCTTTCATTGCAGTCTATCTTCTAAACCACCAGATGTCTTCCCTTTCAACTTCCCTTGACAACACAACTTCCCTTCTAAGGACTTTGTGGGGAGCAGGGTATCTTAGTATTTGTCTTTCCCTAGCTTTGGTGGCgtactgacagacagacaaagggaaAGGAAGCCAGCATTCTGTACTTCTGCTGGAATAGCCTGTGAGCCGAGCAGAGAGTCATTTCCCAACTTAGGACTTTTGAGATGCTAGATAACGACTCCCGGTGGGGCAGGCTCCACAGAATCCTTCTAACACATTGAGAACTGAACTGAGTGACGACTCCTGCTTGTGCACAGTAGAGGTCAGAGTCATCTTTGCCTCTGAGTTTTCGTCCTGGAAGAATCATACCCACTAGCAATGAAGTTAAACTAGAGCCCAGATGGGTTAGACTATCATTTATACTGTCAGAAGCACTGGGTCTTCATTTGAAGACGATGAAAGTGATTTTGTTTATCCAGACTCATGTTGTTTTATTCTAGTATGAATGCTCAGGACAAATGACCTTTCTGACTGGAATAACCCCACTAGAGACCCACACAGCTTGCCAAAGGCTGGAGttgggtgtgatggtgtgtgtccacctgcaatcccagtacccTGGCTGAAGCAGGATTATAGGCTAAGTAAAATCCTGTCCTAAAAATGATACAAGCAGGGAATGGTGACTTACATTTGGAAACtttgcactcaggaggctgaggcagaaggactgtcaGTTTgagagactagcctgggctgtaCTATGAgactatgatttttttgttttgttttgaagcaaaATACAATAAGTGATGCTAAAACAACCAAACCACACCACCCCCTCTAACCTAAACCAATCAACAAGAGACCTAAGCCACTATGTTGCCATTGGGGACAGGCCCAGGGCTCAGGAGTGTGGCTGCACCTCAGTGTTTCCCCTATGGTGTACTACACGGTTGTGTTCAGGTTGAAAGGTAACAATGGGCTTCCCCTGGAAGCTTGCTTTCCTGACAAGCATCTTGGTTGATAGGAATGTTTTAGTTAAAACACAGCCTCCTGCAGCTGACGGTTTCACAGGGTTTTGGGTTTtccactgttttcttttgttttgtttttttgaaacagggtttctctgtatagccctggctatcctggaactcactttgtagaccaggctggcttcgaactcagaaatccacctgtctctgcctcccgtgtgctgggattaaaggtgtgcgccaccacgcccggctcactgtTCTCTTTTAAAGAAGCCATGAGAAGCATCATGGCATTTGGAAGCACCGTAAAACATCAGTTGAGGAAGGGCTGCTGGTGGTATCTCTGCAATGTGAAATTCCAATTAATAAAAACGCCAgttcctagccgggcgtggtggcgcacgcctttaatcccagcacttgggaggcagaggcaggcggatttctgagttcgaggccagcctggtctacaaagtgagttccaggacagccagggctatacagagaaaccctgtcttgaaaaacaaaaaaaaaaaaaacaaaaaacaaacaaacaaaaaaaaccgcCAGTTCCAGGATTTACTACCCTGAGTGCCCTAAGCCTGGGGAAGGAGGCCAAGTGGACACAGCCTCCTCTATCTTTCCTTTATTGTCAGATATGACCTTCTTCCCAATAGTCAGAAGTGGCATGACCATTGTCAGACATGGAATTTGTCTTCTAGTCTTCAGTATGGCTTTAAATTAAGTTTCCAACTGGGCAGGAATTAAAACagcaaagaaatgaaggaagagggTGTCTAAGCAACCCAGTCTtcgaggaagagaggaggaagccagggaGAAGTGATTCATAGGTTTATTTGCATATACACAGACAAGAGTCAGCACTGTTGGGTGAGAAGAGGCAGGGCTGTGAGGAGGTAAGGCTTCAGCAGAGGAAGGCACCTTGACAGACAACACGAGACTCCTATTCAATCAGCACAGTTGCAAGCTTCACTTGCCTCAAGCCAACAGCTCATTGAACTCATATATCGATTGAGAATCATTTACAAAACCAGGAGAGAAACAATGGGAAGAGCAACGGTCTCTCATCCCTGGACCTGACACTCAAAACATTATGTACAGGATGCAGGAACAAAATCCGTCTGATCAGTGCCCTCTCCTGCTGGGAAAAACACCCATCACGGAAGAATTTGGGGATTAAATATGTCTTCAACAAGGGAGGCCTGGCTTCTACAATGGTTTAGGTAAAGGGGCCTTTGAAGTAGTTCTGGCCAGGCTTCCAATACACACAACACAAGACCCTGGGAAGTAAGTgtggaaaggctgaaagaagcatCCCTTTCTGCCTCCGCTAGCAGTTCATTGGGGCCCATCTCCTGACAACCCAAACCTATGGTGCTGAAGGTCTCTCCCCAGGATGGAAAGCATCCACAAAGGATGACCTTTCTTGGCATCTACAGTTACAAACTCAATGACCTctgacttttaaatgtttttgattACCCAAATGAGATAGCGTTTAGCAATGAAAGACCACATTTGGCAATTGGAAACTAATTATTAAGAgctaattttgctttctttttcctccaggaAGATATTGTGAAACTATCTGGTTAAagtaaaacagaagagaagaacCAGGTAAGCTAAGGGGAAGAGAGACACACACTGAGGGGTTATAACTTTTTTTGTATATAAAGGATTAAAAAATTCcaatttaataattttgaaaaggCAAACGTAAAATGACTTGGGCTTATAAAACCAGAATTTACAATTATCTGTGAATAGTCAAAAGATAAATCATAGAACCATTTTGATTACAAATCTAAAGTAATTCTAACGTTGTTTACAGAGTCACTGTCTCACTTCCCAGGAAGAGTCCAGATGCTGACCGTATCCACCCCCACCCTACTCAGGcgccttccttcctctccttctcaaACCGTGCTTCTAGACTCCAGCCGCACCACATCTCCCTTCTGCGAAGCTCAGAAAGTTGCCACATATCCCCCTGGCTCTTACCAACTGCCTTCCTTTATAAGAACCCTGGTTCCCAGCACTGAgcagcatccatccatctatctgtccgTTCTTCAGCCTTCACAGGTGGTCTTCTCTCGGCTCCATTCCAGCAGGACAGGTCCTCCTCAGAAAGCAACGCAGGCTCACTGAGGCCACAGCTGCCTGTGCTAAGCCCTCCCTATGCCAGTTCCAGCCAAGCTCCAGCTGTCTAGCACCTCTGCATCCAAAGTTCCACTGTTCTATCTTCCTCTTGCTTTTAACATCTACACCAATTAGGTCTTCCTGTCTTGCACAACCCTTCACTGACAACTCGGGGACTACAATCACCACTACACACTGGaagtttgatattttcttctctccattgTTACCTACTTCAACAGAACAGAATGTCTTCTGGGAGCCAGGACACAAACCAGAGACTTGTCTCTCCATACTCCCTGTCTCCTACCAGAAGTTACTACACTGCAAAGTTCAGGTGGAACCCACAGCCTCTGACAACTCCACTCCTGAGAGAAGGTGCCAGCCTCCATTTCTGACTGACGGATTGGCACTGGACTAGAACACAGTACCACATTCTGCTCGCCACTACAGCTCATTAGCATTCTTCTACCAGCCATTTTATTAGAGCAAGGGggtcctttcttctttcagtgtgCCTGGACTCCATTACCTGGAGCCAAGGAAGCACCTGCTGGCCTTGCGTGCCTCTTAGGAACCCAGCACCTAAATGGTTAGTGTGTTGTCCACTAGTCATTGTACGGCACCTCACAGCACATATCGTAGTTCTGCCTGTTCTGCACACAGTGACACTATCAGGATCTGAGCTTCCACATCAATCTCTTATTAGCATGGGCAATGCTCCACTTAGAGCCACGGTAGAAGCTCAGCGATATGTCAGCTGGAGAAAACATGGAACAGTTAAGAAAGGAGCCATGTTTTCCTCTTCAGCACAGCCAATGAGCTGAAGGAAGgcctctttccatttttatctcctttctgCTAGCATAAATTTACAACTCACCGCAGCACAATCTGATCTAAGAGACACTGTTAGGACCAGGACACCATGTCATATGAACAATGGACAGGTGTGACGGCAAAAGCTACAGATTCACAGGTCTTTGCTGATGGACAGTTAAAAGAAAGGTCTCCTAAGACAACAAGCCCACATGTGccagtggacacacacacacacagaacaagcCGAATGTCCCAAGACGGGCTCATCGTCACAGAACCTGCACAGGAATGCTATGCTCACATCTCACTAGAGAAGAGCTGCTGGCAGTGCCCTCAGCAGAGCGCGAGGCAGTGCCAGCTAGACATGCTGACCCACTGGAGAGTGGCTAAcagaaggagcagcagcagaCACGTTTCAGGCCCTGGTTTTATGTGCCTTTaatactttttcctttcctctgtgttcactaaacaagaaaaattattctGTAAGGCTACTTTTTGTagcttttgttttccctttgtatttatcatgtttttaatttcttctctgagGAGGAGTTCTCTGACTCTGTGTCCTCCAATCCAATTCGGTGCCTTTTGAGGCCGCTTTGGCCACGAACAACCTTGCTGCTGTCCAGGGCTGAGGGGTCAGGGGGGTCCTCTctcattccagcacttggggtcTCACAGGCCATTTCCGACCCACAACAGTCTTTGTGTAGAAATGTCCCTGTCAGGGATGGGTTATCATGGTCAGTGTCTAGGTGTCTTGGGGAAGAGCAGGCCACTGTCTCCAGCTCCCCAGAGCTCTGCCCATTGTTGTGGGGGTGCAGGGGTCTGGGGTGCAAGCGTCCATTGTTGTGGTTGGCACAGACAGTATCAAGGCTCCTCTCCTCACTGTCATCAGACTGGGTCCTGGGACAGTTGCCAGATGCACTGTTAAGAGTGGAGCCCGAAGCCTTGGGGCCAGGAGAGGCGGGTGGCTCCTCAGCCCGACTGCTCAGGGCCTTGCTCAGAGCCTTTCCATTGAGCTTCTTAGTTTCAAAAGAGTGTTCTAGTGGGCCACTGTTGTTAGTGTCCTGAGAGGTGCCCTCTGGCACCTCTGCCCAAGGATGGCTACTGTGCTCATGGCCTGCACCGCTGTTGGGATTTCCGGCGGAAGTCCCTTCTTTACAAGCATCACTGCTGCAGCCTTCAGAGGGCAGGTCCTGGTCCCTCTGGGCTGTGGCTGTTAGACAGGCTTCCTTACTGGAAGAAGGGGTTGGGTTGTCTTTGTGGCTGGTTCCTGCTCTTCCTTCATCAGCCTCCTCTGCCACTAAGGAGGTTTCCCCATCTTTGTTATTCGAGTAAGAGATATAGGAGCAGCGGAGCCATTTGTAAGCTTTGTAAATCTTACGCTCAACTGATTCCATGTTGGCGGCTGGTGGTGCTCGGCTTGGCTGAATATCCAGAGTGGAAGTGCTCCGCTCAGGGGAGGagtctggggaggaggagaggtcaTCTACCTTGATCTGTGGGTAGTCGTAATTGTCCTCTCCAATGTAGGTGTTGGTGGACTTGGCTGGACCAGTGGGCCGCTCATCGCGGGCTGTCTTTTGTCGCCTCCGCATGGCGTTTCGCTGCCGGGTGGTGGCTCGGCGTTGGTTCAGTTCCTCTTCATCCTCAGAGCTGGTGGAGCTGCTGGAACTGCTAGACCCATCCTCAGGGCTGGGCGACCGTGGCCGAGGGAAGAGATCTGTGTCCAGTTCAGCCTCACAAACATTCTCTTCAGAATCGGACTCATTGGACAGGGCCAGGAGGCGTTTGTCCTGGTAACGCCTCAGAGCAGACAGGCGCTGCTGCCGAGAGGATGCATCCTCACATGTTGGCGTTGCTGGGGTTGACACCGCTGCATTTGTGGTAGTGACGCGCAGGGGCCCCAGGTGGAAGGCGTTGTCTGCAGACTCGTCTactgtgggaggtggggagcGGGGCAGTGAGGCTGAAGATTCCGAGTCAGTGTAGCCTGAGCGCTCACTGACCCCCGCGTGCAGCTGGAGGATAGTGCTCTCGCTGAGGTCACTGTCCGAGTCTGAGCTCCAGCCCTCAATTTCACGGCGCACCAAGGAGTCAAAGAAAGCCATCATCCGGGGGTCTTCCTGGACTGACTGGTTAGCGTAGTCGTGGGACAGGCCGCTTCCACTGTTCAGAACAAGGCTAATGTACTCCTCATGGGTGTAGAGGCAGCGGGAGTCATCTTCAATCCGACCATCCAGGTCGCCTGTACATCCTGGCTGCTTGTATGGGCTCCAGATCTACACAGAAGAACAAAGCAAGAAGATTGGATGGGAAGTGTTCAGTAGTTGGCCATGATCAATACCAGTAAAGAGCTCCCCCCCAGATCACTGTCATTTTAGAGTCTCAAAGCAACTTCAAAACCATTTTCCTTACGGTACAATGGCACTCTTgtaatactagcacttgggatgGTAAGAAATGAGGTCACGAGGACAACTTGAGCTATATAGCCAgaacttgtctaaaaaaaaaaaaaaaaaaaaacaaaaaaccaaaaccctaacTCTTTATTAGACTGACTCTTGTAAAACGTCTATCAAAAATGCAGCTTCCAGAGGTTGGTAAAAGCAGCTTCGAGCATAGAATTACACTTGGATCCAGAGACCTAAGGATATCTTTAGGTGGAGGATACTCACATATTGTCTCTTCCCCCTGCATTTCCAGTACATTGGAAATTATAACTTTAATCTAAGAGGATGGGTAAAGATGACTTTTAACAATTTCAGAAGATTGAAGCTTTGCACAAAGAAGAGCTTTTCCAGAGTGAAAATATTCcttgtcaggcatggtggcacatttcagaggcaaaggcagaggcaggcaggtttctgtgagttcaaggccagtctggtctacatagctgagttccagggctacactgtgagaccccatctaaaaaaccaaccaactaaccaaccaaataCACACCCTAAAAAGATTTCAGTCTATAGCCACACTTCTTCCAAAcaacaaaattctatttttaaccaATGAGAATTACTCACTGGTGCCTGACAAGAATAGACAATTGCCTACACTGTGCTCCCTCTTGGACATGCAGGCCTCAGTTACCCAGGAAACTGGGTTCTCTTAACCAGAGTTAGTTGCTGGCTTGCTTCAATTCTCATAGCTTCAGAAAGAGATGAGGCGCACTGCCCCTGGAGGGTGACTATCCCTTACCAGGTCCCCCATGGTTAAGGATGTACACTCACAGCTGGGAAATAGCAAAACTAGAGTTTTAAACTCAGGTGTTTTTAGTCAAAACCTGAGCTCTACAGTGGTGTTAAGTTATGCAAAATCAAGTTTAAGATAACTAAGCTGTTGATGCAAATGAGAACAATCAACTCTGCCTGACAGCCAGAGAGGTCCACAGGATAACACCAAGCAAATCAGTTATGCCAGCCCATAGCCATGGCACCTCAATGAAATTTCAGCCATTTTCTTGCCTGACAGGCTGGTGCCTCTCTTTAGATGACATCTAACTCAGAGGACAGTGTCCCATCCTACCCCATTCACGTTCTCAAAAGCGCACTAAGAGCAAATTCACCTCCCAGGAAACATCCGAGGCCTGCTGCTATCTCTGAGATTTCCAGTTCACAGGAGGCTTATGACACCTAGGGCTGGCTACTTCTCAACATCAGCAACCCAGATgtattctttcagtttgtttcctTTCTACAGCCAGGACAGGGTTGACCCTGAAGCTCCATTAAGAGACTGTGACTCATTAAGTCACAAGATCATGTTCTCAAGGGGGTCAGGAGAGGTAGGATATGTTAACTAAATGCTACCATATAATAACCATAGAGCAATAGCAGAAAGCAAAGGTTTAATTTGAAGGACAGTTAAATTCTTTGTGACAGTCAATCACAAGCGTGGAAAATACTCGTGCAGCACAAGGCTCAAGCTGCAGCCAACCATCTCTGCAAACAGACTCTGAGGATATCAGAGTTTGGTGAATAGGAAGGGAGTTGAAGGGTTCCGAAGGTAACCACCTTAGGATGCTTTTTCGGGTCTCATTCTTAATTCTGAGCCAAGTGCTTAATTTTCCcagttaaaaaataacaaaatgttattAGCTATATTCCctaatatgaaaacaaatatatttttccttcataGAAATCCACTCTGCTCACAGAAATGGCCTAACTACTTCATaagccactttttaaaattaaaaactttattttacatAGCCTACCTCacaaaccactttttaaaattacaattttatcTTCTGCATTTTAGTGTTTTGCCcgctttggaggccagaagaggtagtcggatccc
This genomic window from Mus caroli chromosome 12, CAROLI_EIJ_v1.1, whole genome shotgun sequence contains:
- the Dcaf5 gene encoding DDB1- and CUL4-associated factor 5 isoform X2 — encoded protein: MEQAIHSRVKPIQLKGEHHSNIFCLAFNSGNTKVFSGGNDEQVILHDVESSETLDVFAHEDAVYGLSVSPVNDNIFASSSDDGRVLIWDIRESPHGEPFCLANYPSAFHSVMFNPVEPRLLATANSKEGVGLWDIRKPQSSLLRYGGNLSLQSAMSVRFNSNGTQLLALRRRLPPVLYDIHSRLPVFQFDNQGYFNSCTMKSCCFAGDRDQYILSGSDDFNLYMWKIPADPEAGGIGRVVNGAFMVLKGHRSIVNQVRFNPHTYMICSSGVEKIIKIWSPYKQPGCTGDLDGRIEDDSRCLYTHEEYISLVLNSGSGLSHDYANQSVQEDPRMMAFFDSLVRREIEGWSSDSDSDLSESTILQLHAGVSERSGYTDSESSASLPRSPPPTVDESADNAFHLGPLRVTTTNAAVSTPATPTCEDASSRQQRLSALRRYQDKRLLALSNESDSEENVCEAELDTDLFPRPRSPSPEDGSSSSSSSTSSEDEEELNQRRATTRQRNAMRRRQKTARDERPTGPAKSTNTYIGEDNYDYPQIKVDDLSSSPDSSPERSTSTLDIQPSRAPPAANMESVERKIYKAYKWLRCSYISYSNNKDGETSLVAEEADEGRAGTSHKDNPTPSSSKEACLTATAQRDQDLPSEGCSSDACKEGTSAGNPNSGAGHEHSSHPWAEVPEGTSQDTNNSGPLEHSFETKKLNGKALSKALSSRAEEPPASPGPKASGSTLNSASGNCPRTQSDDSEERSLDTVCANHNNGRLHPRPLHPHNNGQSSGELETVACSSPRHLDTDHDNPSLTGTFLHKDCCGSEMACETPSAGMREDPPDPSALDSSKVVRGQSGLKRHRIGLEDTESENSSSEKKLKT
- the Dcaf5 gene encoding DDB1- and CUL4-associated factor 5 isoform X1, with amino-acid sequence MKRRAGLGGSMRSVVGFLSQRGLHGDPLLTQDFQRRRLRGCRNLYKKDLLGHFGCVNAIEFSNNGGQWLVSGGDDRRVLLWHMEQAIHSRVKPIQLKGEHHSNIFCLAFNSGNTKVFSGGNDEQVILHDVESSETLDVFAHEDAVYGLSVSPVNDNIFASSSDDGRVLIWDIRESPHGEPFCLANYPSAFHSVMFNPVEPRLLATANSKEGVGLWDIRKPQSSLLRYGGNLSLQSAMSVRFNSNGTQLLALRRRLPPVLYDIHSRLPVFQFDNQGYFNSCTMKSCCFAGDRDQYILSGSDDFNLYMWKIPADPEAGGIGRVVNGAFMVLKGHRSIVNQVRFNPHTYMICSSGVEKIIKIWSPYKQPGCTGDLDGRIEDDSRCLYTHEEYISLVLNSGSGLSHDYANQSVQEDPRMMAFFDSLVRREIEGWSSDSDSDLSESTILQLHAGVSERSGYTDSESSASLPRSPPPTVDESADNAFHLGPLRVTTTNAAVSTPATPTCEDASSRQQRLSALRRYQDKRLLALSNESDSEENVCEAELDTDLFPRPRSPSPEDGSSSSSSSTSSEDEEELNQRRATTRQRNAMRRRQKTARDERPTGPAKSTNTYIGEDNYDYPQIKVDDLSSSPDSSPERSTSTLDIQPSRAPPAANMESVERKIYKAYKWLRCSYISYSNNKDGETSLVAEEADEGRAGTSHKDNPTPSSSKEACLTATAQRDQDLPSEGCSSDACKEGTSAGNPNSGAGHEHSSHPWAEVPEGTSQDTNNSGPLEHSFETKKLNGKALSKALSSRAEEPPASPGPKASGSTLNSASGNCPRTQSDDSEERSLDTVCANHNNGRLHPRPLHPHNNGQSSGELETVACSSPRHLDTDHDNPSLTGTFLHKDCCGSEMACETPSAGMREDPPDPSALDSSKVVRGQSGLKRHRIGLEDTESENSSSEKKLKT